In Cryptomeria japonica chromosome 1, Sugi_1.0, whole genome shotgun sequence, the sequence TTTTCGCTTTGTTGTGAATGGTTCAGGTGCTCCCCGCGTGGGTTCTTCGCCTTCGGTGGATGGTTTGTGTCCTCCCCCTTCCGTGGATGCCCTTCTGGGGACTGTTGTTGCTGTCAACTCTCTTGCTCATGGTGATGGTTCTCAACAACTGCTACTGATGTTGTGGGTGCTAAGGTCCCGTCCAAGCTTTTTTTTGCTGGAAAGTTCAGCTTTTCTCGTGTGGCCAGATTTACTGCCCAACTCTTTAAGGGGTTCGTCCTCTTCCCTCTGCCAAATCCTCTCCCATGGTGGTTTGTGGGCAGGATGTTGTGGACACATCTACCAATGTTGTGTTTTAGTGTGCAGATTCTCTGGGCTATGGCCTTCACTTTCAGACCTCCATCAATGGGTGAGTGACTCTTGGAGGTCTTTGGTAGctcataatattgagctttttccttgtgctaaaggctttatCATTGTTTTCTTTACTTCTTCAGTTGATCGGGATTTGGTTTTGGGCAAGTTGTGGTCTTGGGAAGTTCACTCCCTCTCTGTTAAGCCTTGGACAACTCTCaaccctctcactgaaccacttaatgtgcatccaGTTTGGGTTCGCCTTCtgaatctccctcttcatttttgggagctttCTTGCTATGAGGCTATTGATAACTCTTTAGGCCATTTCTTAAAGGTTGATGATGTCACGTCTTCAATGGGTCACACTACCTTTACTTGCATCCTAGTTGATATTGACATCTCTTTGCCTCTCCTGggagatgtggttctcatggttggaGATCAGCCTTGGACACAACTATTAGATTTTGAAGGTCTTCCCTTTTGTTGTCGTAAATGTTTCTCTATGGGCCATCTTGCTTTGGACTGCTCTATTTCATgccacaaaggtgttgctacttggtggaaggatgctactgatGATCACTTGACGATCTATGCGGTTGATTCTGATTTGGATAGCTCCTCTTAAGAGGATGAGGTGCCTTTTACTACTGTTGATGTTGCTATCGATTCCACCTTTTTGGCTCCTCCTGTCCTAACGGACCCTGTTGCCTCTGACTTATAGCCATGCTCTACACCTACTAGTCCTGGTGTTGATGGTTTGTAGCAGCCTACAGTTCTACAACTGACTCCTATTCTGCAGCAATCAATTGTTGTCTCGTAGCAACCTTTTGTTGGCTTTACTGATGGTTTACATGTGTGATCCTTACCACTTGGTCATTCCCTTGATGACCCTTGTGACACTATCGCCTGGACTGTTGTTTGTCGTAGGCGGAAAGGGAAGTCCTCCCCGCCCCCCCCCAAGGATCAAGTGTCCttacccctccttgagttgggtctaAGTTGTTGAAGGTTGGACAAGTTTCCTTTGTTCGACCTTGTTTGTCCTGGGCTTGCTCCGATGTGTTATTTTTTACTGCCTGCAGGGTTTTCTTTTGATAGTCTTTGCCTATGTTAAGGGTCAATGCCCTAGTTAACACtgttttttaaatcaaaaacaaatattagttttatcatttcattttgtaatttaatttaaataatccatgaataatttaatatattatttattcttctacaACTAATTCAAAATTTAAAGCTACTCAGTCGATAATAGAAGGTTTGAAAATTAAGACCTCTTTTCTAGATTTCAACAATGTCCTTTAGATCATGCTCTCTAAAGCTGCAAGGCAGCAATAGTTCCTCActatattttgtaatctatttcttttattaaaaaaaaaaaaaaaattataataaatttaagaTAAGTCAAATCTAATTTCAACTCATATATTGAATGGCATAGTTAAATTATAGAAATCCATAAAATATTGATGGAGTTGTTTCCAAGTGGTACacatgaaaatttaaaaattgatttcatTTTATATTGTTGTTCAATTCAAAATTAATTCTCAATGTAATTTTAaactaatattgatattttaaatacatatatgtagtaatttgagattgtttcatatagtaataattattttattttactttgaaACAAATATATTTACGACATATATGAGCATCTTCACATAAGTATATTTACTTGATATAAGATTTggtaataattaataattttaaataaattttatctaaCAAATATTAGCTTTATCATTTAATTTTGTAATTTAACTTAAATAATTCATATtgcaatttaatatatttttttatgcatATATCACTAATTCAAAATTTAATGGTAATGTTAATAATAGAGGTTTGAAAGATACCTCTATTCTAGATTTCAACAATCCTTTAGATTATGATGGTCTCCAAAGTTGCAAGGAAGCAATAGTTCCTCGTTATATTTtgtgatatatttattttaataaaattaaaaaatatatattgcagtAAATTCAAGACAAGTCAAGTCTAATTTCAaaagtcttcggacatgtagtgtcgcagtTAAAACATTTCGTTGGTGAAGCGACCACCAAGGTTTAAACCCCCACCAGGCCATTGTGCTTGCAGGCCTTGTGTCTTTGTTAGGTCGTTgtgctcgtgggtttgaacaagtaaagtgtggggatgaggtcccccggttgtggcctcaccggttcatagcttcgGGTCAAAAGCGTTTCACGTGGAGGCGGAGGGTGTGTCATGCCAGCGTCgccagtcacgttaaaaagtttaccaggcattattttaagaaaagaaaaaaaagtctaatttcaaaaaaattgtaataaatttCAGACAAATCAAGTCTAACTTCAATTCATATATTGAATGGCATGATGaaattataaaaatttataaaatatagaGGACTTTTCCTTCAAGTAGTATTTATAATtacacattaaaaattaaaaattgatctcATTTTATTTATGTCATTCGATTTGAGTATGATTCATAGTGTAATTTTCAATAAAACTCATatccatatacacatacacatgtataatGTCATGAGATTTCAATTTGAGGTTATTTTATATAGTTTACTTTGAAACAATTTTATTTATGACATACATGAACATTCTCACATAAGCATATTTGTAGTGGCATATTAGGTCTGttattatttcatttaacaaataaTTATACTATTATACcgtatttaatattaaattattattatattataatattaaatcattattaaaatattactattttttatattttcatatttctaTTAAACACTTCACCAAAgccaaaaaaatctattaagactaattattattatcatattatcattcctttatattattattataatattagattgacATAGTTAATTGTTAGTATGAAGGTGATAGACAAAATTGATGGAAATAGACACTAGTATACACCTATCTTTAAAAGCGAGCGCATTACTAGTACaacgaaagatatcatatttgttcattattccaccttaaagaaattatattattatattgtaattaacattaaattatattgtaattaatattaaattattattatattatgatattgtaatcaatattaaattattattattaagatattaatatttatttttatttttatatttctattaaattcAAGACAGAATATGAGAACCTTTTTCTTGTGTATGTTTTAAAAAGGCAATTTCACTAAATCGGGTGTAACTTTTTGCTCATAGGTcggatttttattttcaaaaaatgttggaAAGCTGACTGGAAGCTAAGTGATGTAAATGAATTTACCAGAAAAAAACAGGTGCACGCGTTCAAAGTCAGCGTTTCCTTAGAAATTTCAAGTGTTCATAACTTTGTTATAAAATAtcatttttgagcaattttttttttcaaatttattagaAAATCACAAGAAATCCATTTTGGCAAAGAATTTTTGATATATATACTttttatgcatttaagtgtcacaaacatgcCAAATTTAATCATTCTAatttttattaacacatatttgtACATCAACTATGTGAATGTAATTATGTCGAATTTATATTAACACATTTGTACATCCATTATGTCAGTGTAATATGCCTGTgacataataaaatatttatttttactttACATGTATTTAAGTGTCACAAGCCAAATTTAATGGTTCTAATTTTTATTAACACATTTGTGCatatccattatgtgagtgtaaaaCACcttcaacattaaaaaaaaaaagtgaatccAAACAACTCAAAAACTGTAGTGCCACATGAGGCATATTTAAATAACCAATACAAAAGATTTCATTAAtcctgaaaaagaagaaaaaaaaattaaaataaccaacaaaaatcaaatttattataaataaaaatgataTATAATTACCAATTTTCCATTTCTTCTGTACATATTGATCCTAGATAATTGGCTTATCAGGACACTTAAAATGAATCCGCCTCTAAGAGATTGCGCTTATATAATCTTCATGTAGAACGTGAGATGAACATCTCATTTGATAGTATACCGACCAGTACAGGCCAATAATAGCTTTACGTCAGAATGGTTAAACTAATAGGTAGTCAAAACAATGTTTTCCAACCAATTAGAACCTAGGCGTAGATGCCTCGGGAGAAAGAAAGTATTTGAAAATCAATATATTAAATATTTCGACGAAGCAAAGGATTCAAAAAACGGCATAGAAATTTGTTGCAAATTATTTGAAAATCAATACATTAAGCATTTAGAAGAAGCGAGGATTCCAGAAACATATATAAACTTGTAGATATCAAATAAACTAAAGCTTCTACTTATTTCTAGGCAAAGGTAAGGAGATAAATAGATAATGATGAAGTTTAGAATAGACATATCTGATCTTGGTGCATTTTAATTCTGGATACCTAATAACAATAGTTGTTACTAGTTAGAACCATAAACTTAAAAACCTGTTAAAAATACTGTAGCCTTTCATCACAACTTGCAGTGTTTCCGATAACTTGCACATCATATACAGCCTTAAGCAGAAGATAATGTATTAACTGAAGCTCAAAATAGTGGAGTTTACACAAAAGCATCATGAATAAAAAATTTGGGATTATTTCCAGAAGTAAACATTTCCAAACATATATCCAGATACCACCATCATGTTCAATTAACTCTACCAAGAATATTAAGGatcattatcaatagcaaaatAGATTGAACTCGACATCATGAATATTAAGATGATATTATCAGGTGAAATGCCCCAAGCTTATCAATCAGAAATATAAAGCCATCTAAATTATTGCAACAAAAATCTGATCCCATTTGACTATTGTGAACCGTCTTAAAATGAATATAAAAATTTTACAATTGCAAATTTTGTGAATCATTTCTAGCACAGAATCCCCACGACAACAAACCAAAATTAATGATCACAACCACCAGCTATGTGGGTGCGTCACAGAACTGGAGAATGTAGTCGTGCATAAAGTAAGTTATAATCTGTAGTTTGATCCAATAACCTTAATGGAATGACAATAGAACTTTCAAGCACTGCCTTCAGCCATCTCCTGCTCTACAACATTTTCTGTAACTGGATAGTAGTTGTAATGAAGTTCACCCACATCATCTCCAGACAATTTCTTCCAACCTTGAGGGCCCACATAGTAAACTGATAGCAAAATATTGATTTCAATGAGATCAcaaagaaaatgtaatttttatcAATTAACTAGAATCAATTTGATTCAACAAATGACGTGTTTCATACCACTTGCTACACCCCCACTGGCCCCATCACGAAATGTTGCATGGTATATAGCTCGACGACCAAGTTCACCAGCTTCTTCCACAGGCATATCCCAACGGTAACTACACCAGTAACCATGAGACAGCAGCCATTAGCGCATAGAAAACAACAATGAAGAATTAAAAACAGCTGAATAAATGGTTGGCTAGACATACCCACTATCTAGAATACCATAGGCATACGTTGAACCAGATCCAACAGAGAAAAGTGTTCCCTTAAGTCGTCCTCCTTCACTGTCAACATAATATAGACCAGGGCCCTGTAAATGTAAATACGAAGTGGCATTATGATTCTCTACAAACATTCATACTAGATAGGATTTCCATTAATAACATGATCAAAATTCTATTACCGTTTCATCCCACCCAGCAATCATTGTGCCTATCGATAGACCCATTCCTCGGTATGAATACAGAATATTGGCCAACAATTTTGAAGCACCTGTGACCGATATCCTCCGTTTGTTTGCCAGCTCATGCAATCGACACTATTTCAGTAATGACAAATCAGATATCAATTCAAGTTGATAATACCTAAGGCTGTATAAAGATCCTTGGCAAAAAAGAAAGGCATGCATAATCATCAAAACACATGAACATAAGAGACCAAGCTACTTAAAAAATTCAACAGAAGAAGTCAGACTAGAATCTAGCAGTATCTTTCTTAAGTAATATATGCATGACAAACATCCAAGCAAAAAATGACAATTATTGTTCAAACAATAAGATTCAAGAAAGGAAGCACATGCTGCATGTCACTTTATTCTAAGTACCGAGTCCGAATGGGTACAAGTACATGAATGCAACATGCCAGTATGCCAGTACAGCAAAAATAATTGTGGCTGGGTAAATTCTAGGTACATCCATACAATAATACAGAAAAATCATGCATATCACAACCTAAAAACAATTGAATTCAAAATACCATAGATCATTAATAGATAACAGGTACATAATACATATAATGTAAGTAAATAAGAAAAGTATTATAACCTTAAGCCAGGCATAAAGTTGTggttgaaataaatttaatattttcattCTGTAATATAGCATGACCATCGTAAAGAGGTGGTTTTAAGTAAATTCAAACATTTTCATCACAACTACTTTGGCATCACCCATTTTCAAAGATTCTTACAACATGATGGAGCAATGTTCCTTTGGTCTTTATGATCTTATGTTGGCACTTCCCATTAGTTTATATATAACTGCTAACTGCTGCTCGACTGCAATGTGCTCCAGTTAAGGCAGATAGGACTTTTGTGATAACCCAACAGTCTTGGAACCACACAGCAACCAAACTCCCTTACCACTACTTTGCCTTCCAGTGGATTGCCGAAAATCTAATTTCAGACTGTAACACAATACCTACTGCACTAGCAAGCATGTAGAATATGACGCTGTCAAAAGATGCCAAACAGGGTAAATTCATACATAACACGGGTTGCAATGGTGTAAGAATGAATACTATCCTCAATCTTTTGTTGTCCAAAATTTATTTGATAGCTTGAATTTATGATGTCACGcataatacatcaaaaatatttaATGGCCATCATTTAAGGTTTCAGGCACAGGTTTTATGGTCAAAATGCCAAACAAAATGCATCCAAATTTTCCTGGCCACTGGAAATGCTGTAGAAATGCTCCATCCAATATGGAATCACCCTAGTATGCTCTCTGCTATTTCCACATGATTCCACGAGGAAAAACCAAACCGTGTTCAATTCCAAGAGCAATTTGGATCCATAGCCGATTCCACTATGACTCACACCCGAAAATGTTGCTAGTTCTATCCGATTTGGTAACATGGTAATTCTTTAACTGAGTTTAACACTTAAAAATGAGCATACCTAGACAAAAACCAAAAGGAATAAAGAAAACAACACTGCAACATGTTACATCTTAACACGGTCATTTTATTACACGAGTTCCCATACAAATCTAGGACATAACCATATCCTTAAAAAGACAAAATAATGCCATGCAAGAGATTTGTTTTGATGTTGTGTTATACTAGTACCCTAAAATGCATTTTACAAATTCGCACCATTTTGAGGACATGGGAAGCCTTTAAAAGTATACAAAACCTTTGAATCAACCATGGAAAGACTGTGAGTTGGCTTCATTATATCTAAGTAAACAGCTAAGAGACCTAGCTGCTCTCTCCTTCAAGATAATAACTATGTGCAGCCATGAGAATTATGAATTATCAAGCAAAGATAGCAAAGATTCTTTCAAGGATGGTCTGTTGAACTCTTGAACTTAACCACAACATTCACATGTAAGGGTTTCTAGCCAGAATGGAGGCAAGCTCAACCTACCAAAATTTTGCTGGCCTGAGCAACACACGGGATAAAACTTGCACTAAATTAAGTGGAATAAATTTGTATTCCCCCTTGAAGCTAATCACAGATATGTTTCAGTGTAAGTTACAAGATATTACTGAGAAGATCTGCTTTCCAAGTCCAATGGCCGTTTACCGGGTGAGGACAGCTCTCTGATCAGATTGCAAAGCCACACTCAAATGAAGGTACAAGGCTATCTACAACATTCCTCTGTGCTAGAAGGAATTTTTTAATTTGGTTTTAATATGAAGAAGAAAAAAGAGGTTTAAGAAGTGTTTAAAAGTGCTTCTGGTTGTCAACTGTGGAGAGATTTTTggtatcaatgttttggatcacactttgtgatccatcataaGGAAGAGGGGTAGACACAGAGGGACTGGAaaccaagaaaaaagagggagtCATAAGAACCCCAAAAGGTCAATGGGGTTGGATAAGAAATACGAtgaaaaaacaatataaaaataaataaaattcaaagaTAAAGTTagctaataattaaaataaaattttcaaatgaattggataaatgataaattattattattatataatgataaataaataaagacaaagGGTGCGAAACAAATATTGCTAAGATAACTAAAATCCTAATTAAACAAGTAATTAATCtattaaaatcattaaaaatggAAACAAGATAATAATCTTAGACAGGTAATTATTGAGGGAAAATCTAGTAAGTAATAAAGATAAAcagaattgaagaagaaaatagaatACTCAAACAGAAACTAATAATAATTTTTCAAAAAGAGTACCAAcaaagagagaaatgaaacaaaagaaaaaaaccAAGAAAAGAATTCCAAAATCAAATGCAAAGGGGTGGGAATATAAGGGTGTTGGAGAAAGAAGGGTGAGGAACAAGCCTAAAGGAGATTTGCCAAAAGACACCTGCCAAATAATGAGATTTTGCCCCGCATTTTTGGGTGCTAAAAATTCGTAAGGTTGGAATTCATCTTAGACTGATGATTGTGGACACCATAAACTCCCTACCTACAAACTGGCTGCCAATTTAGGCAAGATAATATCTCCTCTTGTGGATCAATCTAACtctttcattaaggattaaacCATACCAATGAATTCATCAAGGATTAAAAAGTAGGAGATGGCATCTTGGTTAGCTTTGACGTGGTGTCATGTTCGCCAAAGTCCCTATCTTCATCAAAGtccctatccttgactttgatatAGAACAAAATTATTTTCCAAAAGCATGATTTCGAAATTCAACACAACAAGCATTTCTCTCGAATTCATACCAGTTTAGATTAGGTTCCCATGCCCCCTACCATTTTTATGCCCACTTTCTCTTAAAATAAATTGTTAATAAGTTAATTCCACTGGAAATTTCCGTGTGTCAAACCAAGGAAATCTCAGTTTTGGTTGCAAGATTGAGAAAGAATTTCTCAGGTGCTTAAGTACAAGAACATTGTTTCGTTATCAGGATTGACATGGATATGGATTCCACTCAAATGATCAAAAAGAAAGCAAGCTCAGAGACCCAATATGACTTTCAAATATTCAATAGGTTGAAATTTATtagaataatattattaattaatggtCCATTATGTAATATTTTGTAAATTAGTAGTTTGAATTAGTTTGTTTCTATTTACGactgtttctttttagaaacattgtttttgtaattctttgtaatgatctattgatcaTTCTGTAAATACAATTCATATTTTTACCAATTACTTGTTAGTAATAAAATTAGAGATAAATCCAGCAAAGAAAGATCACAAAATTTCCCATGATATATAATCTAAGTTGAACCATGTGAACTGTAAAACGTGGATTCAAATTCAGAACAGAAGGAAGCTATAGTGAATCTGATTCGAGTCTAGGTTGTAGCTCAAGAATATATAACTCCATCTCTAAGGAGGATGATGGGAACTAAGATGAGACATTCACATTACAGTTTACTCCTCAGGACCAAAAAGTGAAATATGGGCTCCAAGAAGATGTGTTCCTATCTATTTGGACCAACATCAGAATAATATAGTTTGTTGAAGTGTTAAACCCAGCCATCCAATTTGCTAAAAGTGGAAAGCAACTGCAACTAAATGAATGCAAGTGCTGCAAACTCGTCACAGGCTAGGTCAACTCTTCAATATATGGTGCCACATGTCTCTGATGTAAACAATTTATCATACCCAATAAGCAACTCTACATGACCCTAAAACTGGCTATAATAGCCATTAAATATTTTAGTTTTGTAGGCTTTGACACaagtttttttttctaatttatgtTGGTAGTAATTACCAGCTTTCCACAGAAACACGTTCCCCTCCCCCGCCCCCCTCAGGCCAGCGTTTCCGAGACGGGGGCGTTTCCGAGACTGGGAGACAGGGGCGTGGCATCTCCTGCCCTCCCTCCACCAGTGCTCCGCCAGAGACATGGAGATGTTCTTGGAGATGCCAAAAAATCTCCAAGAATCCTTGGAGATGCTTTGGCGTCTCCAAGAATCCTTGGGAGACGCCCAAAAGTCTCTCGAGGAGCGGGGAGACATCCAGAAGACTCTTGTCGCCCAACGTCAAAAggcattataatttttattttttaaaaatatgagTCATTTTTGGGGGTTGGGGGGTAACCCTAATTTGACGTCGGCCCCACCCCTTCCCCCAATGCAACACAAAACCACCAAATTTAGTGATTTTGTTCACATTTCTAAGTCTGAATTTTTTTCCAGCAAGCTGAAAAGGAGAAAAAACTTGGAGAAGTCTGATTGGAAGAGTGAAAAGAGTGAGTGCAAGTGTGAGAGGAGTGAGAAGGAGCAAGAAGAATAGGAGAAAGAGGATTCTACAACATTTTGGAGAGAtctttcaagcacaaggtagggtttttcctgtgttttgtttgttttattttctgattttcaattttttcgttgtttaaacttctttttttttattcatttcaaaatcagatttgatgttgaatcttaacggcaaaatgatgaatgaatcattcataattttgccctcaagattcaacattaaatattaaataatttgaacaaaatttaaaattt encodes:
- the LOC131060248 gene encoding proteasome subunit beta type-5 → MMKLDFSGLEPATLHQLPNDNMSDILSQAPSFKLPNDTDFDGFQKAAVQMVKPAKGTTTLAFIFKEGIIVAADSRASMGGYISSQSVKKIIEINPYLLGTMAGGAADCQFWHRNLGIKCRLHELANKRRISVTGASKLLANILYSYRGMGLSIGTMIAGWDETGPGLYYVDSEGGRLKGTLFSVGSGSTYAYGILDSGYRWDMPVEEAGELGRRAIYHATFRDGASGGVASVYYVGPQGWKKLSGDDVGELHYNYYPVTENVVEQEMAEGSA